A window from Drosophila simulans strain w501 chromosome 4, Prin_Dsim_3.1, whole genome shotgun sequence encodes these proteins:
- the LOC6724716 gene encoding ephrin type-B receptor 1-B isoform X3, with protein sequence MYGHMYSWILNWTRNTNNAIDIGKSASKGVQANYKIKLLENDPNKMKMVGCHPNDKDEVKYDGIKSKTSSVTILTSVQSDAIRTLKSAFYKEQAPISEQNRSQICSRMSLLSTILLIIISIHFKLARADQVVLLDTTREATLEWTRYPYGPQAQTPGWVEESFTDFVKGINWRSYVVCDVAYHNVNNWLWSPFIDRGSANRLYIEIQFTIRDCSLFPGNALSCKETFSLLFYEFDAATREPPPWQTDSYRLIARIAAGEGRFNQNSDVDINTEVKSIAVNKKGVYFAFRDQGACISVLAVKVYYITCPAVTENFAHFNETPTGREITIIEKQNGTCVENAEPYETPTYLCKGDGKWTILTGGCRCKAGYEPNYINKTCTECPLGTFKSPEVTKCTPCPPNSNASKTGSPFCKCVSGYYRHPNDGRHMPCYSPPPAPTNLTLLFVDQTSAIISWSAPAKNESLSSETQSKIYHSDIVYKIKCNMCSPNVVYNPSTDTFNETKITLTNLEPVTTYTVQIHAINSVSHINEFNRHSNESSLVAVNDIIFSNTSLLNIPLDLNEVKTGQAEIVFTTESVLLSTVFNLRILAITNKDADLEWDKPVQSDFPLEFYEVRWFPKVELDAINKSALNTKETKAHIVGLLENTEYGFQVRCKTINGFGSYSNMIYAQTLQSVGSVYDDSVQIRFIAGAIVTGVLFLVIFIIATVYFMRSKHQDELDKKSTNHLPLPLDYASNEVTTPLFGNSRSYVDPHTYEDPNQAIREFAREIDANYITIEAIIGGGEFGDVCRGRLKIPPNFVQDIDVAIKTLKPGSSEKARCDFLTEASIMGQFDHPNVIYLQGVVTRSNPVMIITEYMENGSLDTFLRVNDGKFQTLQLIVMLRGIASGMSYLSDMNYVHRDLAARNVLVNAQLICKIADFGLSREIENASDAYTTRGGKIPVRWTAPEAIAFRKFTSASDVWSYGVVLWEVMSYGERPYWNWSNQDVIKSIEKGYRLPAPMDCPEALYQLMLDCWQKQRTHRPTFASIVSTLDNLARQPQSLLTTRPSPESDGNHILDGQRGQNIFISTDLWLEHIKMSRYCQHFKEANLINAQQISRLTAQQLSDMGITLVGHQKKILHQARQLDTII encoded by the exons aTGTATGgtcatatgtat tcTTGGATTTTAAACTGGACCCGAAACACAAATAATGCTATCGACATTGGTAAATCCGCGTCAAAAGGCGTACAAgccaattataaaataaaactgctCGAAAACGATcccaacaaaatgaaaatggttgGGTGCCACCCAAATGACAAAGACGAGGTGAAATATGATGGTATTAAAAGCAAAACTTCTTCCGTAACCATTCTAACTTCCGTACAAAGTGATGCTATAAGAACCCTCAAGTCCGCGTTTTACAAAGAGCAAGCTCCGATTAGCGAGCAAAACAGATCTCAAATTTGTTCAAGAATGTCATTATTAAGCACAATACTGCttattataatttccattcACTTCAAATTGGCACGTGCAGATCAGG TTGTTCTATTGGATACAACTCGAGAAGCTACATTAGAGTGGACCAGGTATCCATATGGACCTCAAGCCCAAACACCAGGG tgGGTGGAGGAATCATTTACCGACTTCGTTAAGGGCATAAACTGGAGAAGCTATGTGGTTTGCGATGTGGCATATCACAACGTCAATAACTGGTTGTGGTCGCCGTTTATCGATCGTGGATCAGCAAACCGACTTTACATTGAGATTCAGTTCACAATACGCGATTGTTCTTTATTCCCAG gaaACGCCTTGTCATGCAAAGAAACATTTAGCTTACTTTTTTACGAGTTTGATGCGGCTACTCGAGAACCTCCTCCATGGCAAACAGACAGTTACAGGCTGATTGCTCGCATCGCGGCTGGCGAGGGGCGCTTCAATCAGAACTCTGATGTAGATATTAACACAGAGGTGAAAAGTATAGCCGTGAACAAAAAAGGCGTATATTTTGCTTTCAGAGATCAGGGCGCTTGTATTAGCGTTCTGGCAGTAAAAGTATATTATATTACGTGTCCTGCTGTTACCGAAAACTTTGCGCACTTTAACGAAACACCTACGGGAAGAGAAATTACTATAATTGAGAAACAAAATGGAACATGTGTCGAAAACGCAGAACCGTATGAGACGCCAACGTACTTATGTAAAGGTGATGGAAAATGGACAATTCTTACTGGTGGCTGTCGTTGCAAGGCTGGCTATGAGCCgaattacataaataaaacttgtACAG aATGTCCACTTGGGACATTTAAATCACCAGAGGTTACAAAATGTACTCCGTGTCCTCCCAATTCAAATGCTTCGAAAACTGGTTCACCTTTCTGTAAGTGTGTGTCTGGATACTATAGACATCCAAATGATGGTCGACATATGCCATGTTATAGTCCACCACCCGCGCCTACTAATCTCACGTTGTTGTTTGTTGATCAAACAAGTGCAATAATATCTTGGAGCGCACCGGCCAAAAATGAATCGCTCTCATCCGAAACTCAGTCTAAAATATACCACAGTGATATTGTGTACAAGATCAAGTGTAATATGTGCAGCCCAAATGTGGTATACAATCCCTCAACTGATACATttaacgaaacgaaaataacACTTACAAATCTGGAACCGGTAACGACATACACTGTGCAGATACACGCAATAAATAGCGTGTCTCATATTAACGAATTTAATAGGCACTCCAACGAGTCTTCCCTGGTGGCAGTCAATGacataatattttcaaatacatCTTTATTAAATATACCTTTGGATTTGAACGAAGTAAAGACCGGTCAAGCTGAAATCGTTTTTACAACTGAGTCGGTTTTGCTCTCgacagtttttaatttgcgtATATTGGCTATAACTAATAAGGATGCCGATCTAGAATGGGATAAACCTGTTCAAAGTGATTTTCCACTTGAATTTTATGAAGTTCGCTGGTTTCCAAAGGTCGAATTAGAtgctataaataaatcagCTTTGAACACAAAGGAAACCAAGGCACATATAGTAGGACTTTTAGAAAATACGGAGTATGGATTTCAAGTTCGTTGTAAAACGATTAATGGGTTTGGTTCTTATAGTAACATGATTTACGCCCAAACTCTTCAATCCGTTGGTTCAG TATATGACGATTCTGTGCAAATACGATTTATTGCTGGAGCCATCGTGACGGGAGTATTATTTCTAGTCATTTTTATTATAGCTACAGTATATTTCATGAGATCCAAGCATCAGGATGAACTTGATAAAAAATCTACTAATCATTTGCCATTACCACTTGACTACGCCAGCAACGAAG TGACGACGCCTTTATTTGGAAATAGTAGAAGCTACGTAGATCCCCATACATATGAAGATCCTAATCAGGCTATAAGGGAATTTGCTCGAGAAATCGATGCAAACTACATTACAATAGAAGCTATTATCG GAGGTGGAGAATTTGGCGATGTATGTCGTGGTCGCTTAAAAATACCCCCAAACTTTGTACAGGACATTGATGTGGCAATAAAGACTTTAAAACCAG GATCTTCGGAAAAAGCGCGCTGTGATTTCTTGACAGAGGCTTCTATTATGGGACAGTTTGATCATCCAAACGTTATTTATCTACAGGGAGTAGTTACTCGGTCTAATCCAGTTATGATTATTACTGAGTACATGGAAAATGGCAGCTTAGACACATTTCTTCGGGTGAATGATGGAAAGTTTCAAACATTACAACTTATAGTTATGCTTCGGGGTATTGCCAGCGGGATGTCATATTTAAGTGATATGAATTATGTACACAGAGACTTGGCGGCACGTAATGTTCTTGTAAATGCccaattaatatgcaaaatcGCGGACTTCGGATTGTCacgtgaaattgaaaatgcaagtGATGCATACACGACTCGG ggCGGTAAAATTCCTGTACGTTGGACTGCGCCTGAAGCCATTGCTTTTAGAAAATTTACTTCAGCATCGGATGTTTGGTCGTATGGAGTAGTTCTATGGGAGGTCATGTCTTATGGCGAACGTCCATATTGGAACTGGTCAAATCAG GACGTAATAAAGAGTATTGAAAAGGGCTACCGTTTACCAGCTCCGATGGACTGTCCAGAAGCACTTTATCAGCTAATGTTGGATTGCTGGCAAAAGCAACGTACTCATCGCCCCACATTTGCAAGTATCGTTTCAACTCTTGACAATTTGGCACGACAACCACAGTCATTATTGACAACACGACCCTCACCAGAATCAGACGGTAATCATATTTTGGATGGACAGCGtggtcaaaatattttcataagcACCGACCTTTGGTTAGAGCACATTAAAATGTCTAGATACTGTCAACATTTTAAAGAGGCTAATTTAATAAATGCTCAACAG ATATCTAGGTTAACAGCTCAACAACTGTCGGACATGGGAATTACTTTAGTTGGACACCAAAAAAAGATTTTACATCAAGCCCGGCAACTCGACActataatataa
- the LOC6724716 gene encoding ephrin type-B receptor 1-B isoform X5 produces the protein MKMVGCHPNDKDEVKYDGIKSKTSSVTILTSVQSDAIRTLKSAFYKEQAPISEQNRSQICSRMSLLSTILLIIISIHFKLARADQVVLLDTTREATLEWTRYPYGPQAQTPGWVEESFTDFVKGINWRSYVVCDVAYHNVNNWLWSPFIDRGSANRLYIEIQFTIRDCSLFPGNALSCKETFSLLFYEFDAATREPPPWQTDSYRLIARIAAGEGRFNQNSDVDINTEVKSIAVNKKGVYFAFRDQGACISVLAVKVYYITCPAVTENFAHFNETPTGREITIIEKQNGTCVENAEPYETPTYLCKGDGKWTILTGGCRCKAGYEPNYINKTCTECPLGTFKSPEVTKCTPCPPNSNASKTGSPFCKCVSGYYRHPNDGRHMPCYSPPPAPTNLTLLFVDQTSAIISWSAPAKNESLSSETQSKIYHSDIVYKIKCNMCSPNVVYNPSTDTFNETKITLTNLEPVTTYTVQIHAINSVSHINEFNRHSNESSLVAVNDIIFSNTSLLNIPLDLNEVKTGQAEIVFTTESVLLSTVFNLRILAITNKDADLEWDKPVQSDFPLEFYEVRWFPKVELDAINKSALNTKETKAHIVGLLENTEYGFQVRCKTINGFGSYSNMIYAQTLQSVGSVYDDSVQIRFIAGAIVTGVLFLVIFIIATVYFMRSKHQDELDKKSTNHLPLPLDYASNEVNSMDTTPIVKTLHLNVTTPLFGNSRSYVDPHTYEDPNQAIREFAREIDANYITIEAIIGGGEFGDVCRGRLKIPPNFVQDIDVAIKTLKPGSSEKARCDFLTEASIMGQFDHPNVIYLQGVVTRSNPVMIITEYMENGSLDTFLRVNDGKFQTLQLIVMLRGIASGMSYLSDMNYVHRDLAARNVLVNAQLICKIADFGLSREIENASDAYTTRGGKIPVRWTAPEAIAFRKFTSASDVWSYGVVLWEVMSYGERPYWNWSNQDVIKSIEKGYRLPAPMDCPEALYQLMLDCWQKQRTHRPTFASIVSTLDNLARQPQSLLTTRPSPESDGNHILDGQRGQNIFISTDLWLEHIKMSRYCQHFKEANLINAQQISRLTAQQLSDMGITLVGHQKKILHQARQLDTII, from the exons atgaaaatggttgGGTGCCACCCAAATGACAAAGACGAGGTGAAATATGATGGTATTAAAAGCAAAACTTCTTCCGTAACCATTCTAACTTCCGTACAAAGTGATGCTATAAGAACCCTCAAGTCCGCGTTTTACAAAGAGCAAGCTCCGATTAGCGAGCAAAACAGATCTCAAATTTGTTCAAGAATGTCATTATTAAGCACAATACTGCttattataatttccattcACTTCAAATTGGCACGTGCAGATCAGG TTGTTCTATTGGATACAACTCGAGAAGCTACATTAGAGTGGACCAGGTATCCATATGGACCTCAAGCCCAAACACCAGGG tgGGTGGAGGAATCATTTACCGACTTCGTTAAGGGCATAAACTGGAGAAGCTATGTGGTTTGCGATGTGGCATATCACAACGTCAATAACTGGTTGTGGTCGCCGTTTATCGATCGTGGATCAGCAAACCGACTTTACATTGAGATTCAGTTCACAATACGCGATTGTTCTTTATTCCCAG gaaACGCCTTGTCATGCAAAGAAACATTTAGCTTACTTTTTTACGAGTTTGATGCGGCTACTCGAGAACCTCCTCCATGGCAAACAGACAGTTACAGGCTGATTGCTCGCATCGCGGCTGGCGAGGGGCGCTTCAATCAGAACTCTGATGTAGATATTAACACAGAGGTGAAAAGTATAGCCGTGAACAAAAAAGGCGTATATTTTGCTTTCAGAGATCAGGGCGCTTGTATTAGCGTTCTGGCAGTAAAAGTATATTATATTACGTGTCCTGCTGTTACCGAAAACTTTGCGCACTTTAACGAAACACCTACGGGAAGAGAAATTACTATAATTGAGAAACAAAATGGAACATGTGTCGAAAACGCAGAACCGTATGAGACGCCAACGTACTTATGTAAAGGTGATGGAAAATGGACAATTCTTACTGGTGGCTGTCGTTGCAAGGCTGGCTATGAGCCgaattacataaataaaacttgtACAG aATGTCCACTTGGGACATTTAAATCACCAGAGGTTACAAAATGTACTCCGTGTCCTCCCAATTCAAATGCTTCGAAAACTGGTTCACCTTTCTGTAAGTGTGTGTCTGGATACTATAGACATCCAAATGATGGTCGACATATGCCATGTTATAGTCCACCACCCGCGCCTACTAATCTCACGTTGTTGTTTGTTGATCAAACAAGTGCAATAATATCTTGGAGCGCACCGGCCAAAAATGAATCGCTCTCATCCGAAACTCAGTCTAAAATATACCACAGTGATATTGTGTACAAGATCAAGTGTAATATGTGCAGCCCAAATGTGGTATACAATCCCTCAACTGATACATttaacgaaacgaaaataacACTTACAAATCTGGAACCGGTAACGACATACACTGTGCAGATACACGCAATAAATAGCGTGTCTCATATTAACGAATTTAATAGGCACTCCAACGAGTCTTCCCTGGTGGCAGTCAATGacataatattttcaaatacatCTTTATTAAATATACCTTTGGATTTGAACGAAGTAAAGACCGGTCAAGCTGAAATCGTTTTTACAACTGAGTCGGTTTTGCTCTCgacagtttttaatttgcgtATATTGGCTATAACTAATAAGGATGCCGATCTAGAATGGGATAAACCTGTTCAAAGTGATTTTCCACTTGAATTTTATGAAGTTCGCTGGTTTCCAAAGGTCGAATTAGAtgctataaataaatcagCTTTGAACACAAAGGAAACCAAGGCACATATAGTAGGACTTTTAGAAAATACGGAGTATGGATTTCAAGTTCGTTGTAAAACGATTAATGGGTTTGGTTCTTATAGTAACATGATTTACGCCCAAACTCTTCAATCCGTTGGTTCAG TATATGACGATTCTGTGCAAATACGATTTATTGCTGGAGCCATCGTGACGGGAGTATTATTTCTAGTCATTTTTATTATAGCTACAGTATATTTCATGAGATCCAAGCATCAGGATGAACTTGATAAAAAATCTACTAATCATTTGCCATTACCACTTGACTACGCCAGCAACGAAG ttaattcTATGGATACTACTCCAATTGTTAAAACACTTCATTTAAACG TGACGACGCCTTTATTTGGAAATAGTAGAAGCTACGTAGATCCCCATACATATGAAGATCCTAATCAGGCTATAAGGGAATTTGCTCGAGAAATCGATGCAAACTACATTACAATAGAAGCTATTATCG GAGGTGGAGAATTTGGCGATGTATGTCGTGGTCGCTTAAAAATACCCCCAAACTTTGTACAGGACATTGATGTGGCAATAAAGACTTTAAAACCAG GATCTTCGGAAAAAGCGCGCTGTGATTTCTTGACAGAGGCTTCTATTATGGGACAGTTTGATCATCCAAACGTTATTTATCTACAGGGAGTAGTTACTCGGTCTAATCCAGTTATGATTATTACTGAGTACATGGAAAATGGCAGCTTAGACACATTTCTTCGGGTGAATGATGGAAAGTTTCAAACATTACAACTTATAGTTATGCTTCGGGGTATTGCCAGCGGGATGTCATATTTAAGTGATATGAATTATGTACACAGAGACTTGGCGGCACGTAATGTTCTTGTAAATGCccaattaatatgcaaaatcGCGGACTTCGGATTGTCacgtgaaattgaaaatgcaagtGATGCATACACGACTCGG ggCGGTAAAATTCCTGTACGTTGGACTGCGCCTGAAGCCATTGCTTTTAGAAAATTTACTTCAGCATCGGATGTTTGGTCGTATGGAGTAGTTCTATGGGAGGTCATGTCTTATGGCGAACGTCCATATTGGAACTGGTCAAATCAG GACGTAATAAAGAGTATTGAAAAGGGCTACCGTTTACCAGCTCCGATGGACTGTCCAGAAGCACTTTATCAGCTAATGTTGGATTGCTGGCAAAAGCAACGTACTCATCGCCCCACATTTGCAAGTATCGTTTCAACTCTTGACAATTTGGCACGACAACCACAGTCATTATTGACAACACGACCCTCACCAGAATCAGACGGTAATCATATTTTGGATGGACAGCGtggtcaaaatattttcataagcACCGACCTTTGGTTAGAGCACATTAAAATGTCTAGATACTGTCAACATTTTAAAGAGGCTAATTTAATAAATGCTCAACAG ATATCTAGGTTAACAGCTCAACAACTGTCGGACATGGGAATTACTTTAGTTGGACACCAAAAAAAGATTTTACATCAAGCCCGGCAACTCGACActataatataa